The following proteins come from a genomic window of Cyanobacterium stanieri LEGE 03274:
- a CDS encoding DUF4926 domain-containing protein gives MKKIKDLDLVALLEDITTSHYETGEQIILYQGQVGTVVMEYDDFVYEVEFSDSYGQTYAMETLKGNQLMLLHSDLVSVA, from the coding sequence ATGAAAAAAATTAAGGACTTGGATTTAGTCGCACTATTGGAAGATATTACTACCAGCCATTATGAAACAGGAGAGCAAATTATTCTTTATCAAGGACAAGTTGGTACGGTGGTAATGGAATATGATGATTTTGTTTATGAGGTTGAATTTAGTGATAGTTATGGGCAAACCTATGCCATGGAAACTTTAAAAGGTAATCAATTGATGTTATTACATTCTGATTTGGTGTCAGTTGCTTAA
- a CDS encoding DUF6883 domain-containing protein: MQLPHGNKAILGNKIESYCLNIYHEKGKHKAILFDAKLGITIDNAYILKEALLSAAIREKVKIVKENDYGIHYNMKFILQTNVGESLILVGWIIRRGETFPRLTNCYPVKK, translated from the coding sequence ATGCAGTTACCCCATGGAAATAAAGCAATATTGGGCAATAAAATCGAGAGTTATTGTTTAAATATTTATCACGAAAAGGGCAAACATAAAGCCATTTTATTTGACGCAAAGTTAGGTATCACAATTGATAATGCTTATATTCTGAAAGAGGCATTACTATCAGCAGCCATTAGAGAAAAAGTTAAAATAGTTAAGGAAAATGACTATGGTATCCACTACAATATGAAATTTATCTTACAAACGAATGTTGGTGAGTCACTAATTCTTGTCGGTTGGATTATTCGAAGGGGAGAAACTTTTCCCCGATTGACTAATTGCTACCCTGTCAAAAAATAA